The genomic stretch AGCTTACCTGGAGATGTTGAAAGAGGAGCCTCGAAATGCACTCACGCTGGCAAACCTTGGTGCAGTTGAACAGCAGGATGGCAAGCTGAAGGAGGCGCAAAGTTATTTTAGCCGGGCTCTACTGATCAATCCGGGATTGCAGCAGACCTGGACGGCGCTTGGGTTGGTGAGTTATGAGCTGGGGGATTCATACTACGCGGTTTCGGCTCTCACGCGGGCGATTCATGAGGATCCGACGGATGCGCGGGCGCACAATTATCTCGCGGCGGCGGTGAAGCGATTGGGTTGGTTGGATGCGGCGGAGGCAGAGTTGCGCCGTGCCATTGAATTGTATCCGGAATATGCGAATGCGCATTTCAACCTGGCGTTGATGTATTTGGACCGTAAACCGCCCGCGATTGAACTGGCGCGACGCCACTACGAAACCGCGCTTTCCCTCGGGTCTGGCAGGGATGAATTGGTGGATGAAAAACTGAAAAAACCCTAACCTTCCGCAGGTTTTGAACGTGGTGGAAAGGGTAGGAGGAGATGTTGAGGATGAGTGCTGATCATTTGGATTGGGTTGAGGGAGGAGTTGCTGCGCAGTTGGGCGATCTTGATGCGGCAGGACTGCGGCGCCGCTTGCGATTGTTGCAGCGTGATTCAGTGGGCCTGGTGACACTGGACGGGGGAACAGTGGTCAATTTCTCCTCCAACGATTACCTCGGTCTTGCGGTGTCGGATCAGTTGAAACAGGCGATGGTCGAGGCGGTGTCGAGGCATGGCGTGGGGTCGGGTGCTTCGCGATTGGTGTGTGGCAACATGGAGTGCCACGAGGCATTGGAAGCGGCTTTGGCCGAGTTCAAGGGGACGGAGGCGGCGTTGTCGTTCAGCACGGGGCATGCGGTGGCGGTGGGAGTTCTGCCGGCTTTGTGTGGAGCGGGGGATACGATCGTTCTCGACAAATTGAGTCACGCTTCATTGATTGATGGGGCTCGTTTGAGCGGGGCGACATTGCGGATTTTTCCCCACAACAACCTGGAGAAACTTGAGCGCATGCTGGTGGCGATCCGTGCGAAGAATGCCAAGGGGCGGATTTTGGTGGTGACGGAATCGGTGTTCAGCATGGATGGAGATGCGGCACCTCTGGCGGCGCTGGTGGAGTTGAAAGACCGGCATGGGGCGTGGCTGCTGGTGGACGAGGCACATGCTTTTGGGATTTTGGGTCCGCAAGGACGTGGATTGGTGGCCGGACTTCGATTGGAAAAACGGGTGGAATTGCAGATGGGAACGTTGAGCAAGGCGGCGGGAGTGAGTGGCGGATATGTGGCGGCTTCGCGTGAGGTGATTGATTTACTGATCAATCGGGCACGCAGTTTGATCTACAGCACAGCGCCTCCTCCAGCGGTCGCGGCGACGGCAGCGGCGGCAGTGGCGATGATTGGAGGCGGTGAGGGAGATCGGCGGCGTGAACGACTGTGGGCGAATCGCGCGCATCTGCTGAGCTTGTTGCCAGAGTTGGATGCGGATTTGGTGATGGCAGCGATTGTGCCGGTGATGATTGGCGGGGAACGGGAGGCCGTGGCTGCGGCAGAGCAACTGATGGAGGCAGGATTTTTCGCTCCTGCAATTCGTTACCCGACGGTGGCGCGGAGTCAGGCAAGGTTGCGGGTGACGTTAAGTGCCTTGCATGAACTGGTCGAGATTGAAGGTCTTGTCGGATGCCTTCGACGGCACATGGTATAGATGCGGCCCTTTTTGGCGCTGCCGGAAGTCGCTCCACAATCCGCGACGCAACGCCAGGCCGAGATCGAATCGCATGCTGGTGTGACGGGCGAAGGCTTTCATCAATGCCTGTGCGGTGATTTCCTTGGAGAAGTGTTGTCGTGCATGCGCGAGTCCTGCTTTTCCCATTTGTTCGCAGCGGGCGGGATCGGAGAGCAGTCCGGCGAGAAGTCCGGCAAGCGCTTCGGGCTGGCGTTCTTCACAAAGCAAACCAGTCTCTCCATTGATGACCATCTCAGGAACGCCAGCGACATGGGTGGAGACGCAGGGAAGTTCGGCGGCCATGGCCTCCATCAACACGGTCGGGAGATTGTCCTTGCCGCCGTCTTTTTCGGTTTTGCAGGCAAGGGCGAAGATTTGGGTTTCCTCGGCGAGCAGACGAATGATTTCGTTCATCGGCAGGGGGCCGGTGAGGGAGACGAGATGGTTCAGGTTGAGGTCGGCAATCTGGAATCTCAGTTCGGCTTCGAGTGGTCCTTCGCCGACGATGCGGCAATGGAAATTCAAGCCGCGATCGCGCATCAGGGCACAGGCGGCGATGAGGTCATCGTAGCCTTTCTTCTCGATCAATCTTCCGACGCTGAGAATGCCGCCAGCTTGCTGTGGATTCTTGGAAGCCTTTTGTTTTTCTTTGGCGCGTTGGAATGGGCCGAGATCGAGTCCGTTGTAAACGCGCCGGACCCTTGCGGAGGCGGCGGGAAACCGGTGGTGAAGATCGCGCGCAGTGTAGTCGCTGACGGTGACGATCAGGCTGGCATCGCGCGCGAGCGTTTCGGGTTTTGGATGCACGTCACCGGGGTTGCAGAAGATGTCGTTGGCATGGGCGGTGAAGCTGTAGCTGAGGCCGTGAAATTTGCGCAACCACCAGCAGGTGCGGGCTCCCACGCCAGCGAAGTGGGAGTGGGCGTGGTGGACACGGGCACGCAACTGGCGCATGCGATGGCCGATCCAGGCGGCTTCATAAACGCGCAGTTTGTCGGAGCGGTCGTTCCAGTGTCGGAGGGTGAGCACGACGCTTTGAGGAAGCCGGTTTTGTTTTTTGAGCTTGAGGACTTCTTTGACCAATTGATCTTCCGGCGGCAGAAAGTGAACCTGGTCGAAGAGTTCCTTTGGGAAATGCTGGACCGATTCGGCGCGGGTATCGTGAATGGAAAAGATGATGGGACGCAGGCCGAGACGCACCAGTTCAAGCACCTCGCGAACGCAAAACGTTTGGGTGAACGTTGGGAAGCGTTCGAAGACGTAGGCGAGGTGGTATTTCGGCATGGATGAAAAATCAGCGGCATGGTGAAACGCAAATCACCTGACTGCAACCAGAACGCCTTGAGTCGTGCGAATTGTCACTTTTTGGTGCGAAAACTGGTGCCGCAATACATGCAGCGGAATTTGCCACGAATCAGGGCATTGATGATGACGGCCCAGCCGTGCCCGATGACGGGAATGCGCATGGCGTGTTTGTGTTTGTGGGCGGCATTAGAGTGCAGGATGGTCCCATGGCAGAGGGGGCATCGGAGATGCCGGGCCTGGGTGAAGATGAAGACTCGCAGGGCACCGAACAGGATGATGAGTCCGAGGGCAATGGCAGCGCTGGTGCGGTCGCGCTGTTGGAAGACATCAATCACGAACCAGACACAGGCAAGGAGGGTCAGTGAAGCGACGATGCGAAGCACCGACAAGACAATGAGCAGACGAGAGCGACCGAAATACCGGGAACGGGTGCGTTTCTGTGGAGATTCGGTCATGAAGAAGTGTTAACCAATGTTAAAATTGCGTCGGGCTCAAGCTTCTTGTGACGATTGGTGAAAATAGTTGGTGAAGGTGAAGTTGAAGGTTTGGAAGAACGTGTCTGTGGCTTGCTTTCATCGATTCCTGCATCACCATGGCGTTTGTCGAACTGCTTATGGCTGCAAAAAATCACGAAATTCTCTATCAGATTCGAAATTCCCGCATTCATGGTCGGGGTCTTTATGCCAGTCGCGACATTCCTAAAGACACGTGGATTGTTCAGTATCTTGGGGAGAAAGTGGACAAGGAGGAGAGTGACCGCCGTGCCAATGCGCTGCTGGAAAAGGCGAAGTCAACCGGGGGTGCGAAGGTTTACATCTTCATCCTGAACGATAAATGGGACATTGATGGGGATGTCGAATACAACGATGCGCGGTTGATGAACCATTGTTGTGATCCCAACGTGGAGGCGCAGACCTGGCAGGACAAGGAGATCTGGTTTGTTTCGCTGAAAGACATCAAGAAAGGGGAGGAGTTGTTTTTCAACTATGGATTTGATCTCGAGAGTTGGGAGGATCATCCCTGCCGTTGTGGTGCGGAACGTTGTGCGGGTTACATCGCGGGTGAGGAATACTGGCCAGCTCTACGCCGCAAGCTCAGTGCGAAAAAGGCATGGGCGACTCGCCGGAAGAGTGCCGGGAAGAAGAAGCGCGTTTCTTAGCGGGAAAGCTTTGGATCGAGCCAGAGGCCCCAGTCGCCATTTTTGCCATCGCCTCCGTCCTCGACCATGAGTTCGAGGGTGTCGATGTTGGTGAGGTCCACCTTGATGGATTGGAGGGGGGAGTCGGCTGAGGTTAGCTTGGATTTGAAGAGTTCACGACCGTCGCCTTTGATGAGGAAGATGACCTTGCCGTATTGACCGGTGGCAACGCCTGGCGTGATCAGGAGTTGTTTCCAAGCTTTGCCGAGCTGGAATTGATGACGGGCCGGGGCATGGGCATAATAGCCGCGTTCGAAGATCTGGCCGGAGGAGGAGAGCCAGGGTTGAGGGGAAGGGAGTTTGTCGGTGGAGGGTTTGCCATAGCCGACTTCCATCTTTTCGGGTTTGGTGTCGCAGAGACTGAGGGTGCGGATGTCTTCGGGGATGTTGGCGGGGGTGGTTTCGGGTGGAGGTGATGAACTCCAGATGCGCTGGGCGATGGCGTGCGTTTTGACGAGGATCGGGTCATTGCTGTTGGAAATTGAGTCCAAGGGATTGACTCCACCGGCAACAGCAAACCTGGCAGCCAGAGATTCCAGATGCAGTTGTATTTGGGCGTTGGAGACGTCGATCTGGCCGTCCGGGGTTGGTTGATAACCGAGACCACGCAGGGAGGTGGTCATTCCATTGACATGACAGGCGACGAGGTTGATGACGCCGGGTTTGGCGATGGGAGGATCGGTGAACGTGATTTCAAATGAACCGTCGGCATTGGGAATGGTGGTCTGGGTGGTGGCATCGTAGTCGCCGCCGCCTTTGGGGTCGGTGTAGCCGACGATGGCGTAGGTGGGAATGGCCGAAGTGATTTGGCCGCTGACGGTGATGATTTTGCCATTGATGCTGATTTGCGTGACGGAAAGATTGGCGACGATGGGATCGGTGAGAGCTTTGTTTGATCCGGTGAAGAAGGGGTGGCTGGCGAGTCGCATGCCGTGGGCGAGAGTGAGGAAGGAGCCTTTGCTTTCGTCGCGTTTTTCTTCGCCAAAGGTGCGGTTGCCGCTGCCCATAAGGGCGGTGCCGAAGGCGGCGGCTTCGTCGGAGCGTTCCCGATTGTGAGGAAGGCCGAGGGCATGGCCGATTTCATGGACGACGCCACCGACGAAGATGGAATTGTATTTGCCCAACGAGATGCGGCCGTATTGTCCGTCCTGGAGATGGTTGGCCTTGTCGGCGAGCAGGTCGGGATCGAGCAGGGCGGAGTCGACCTGCCACGCGGTGCCGCCTTTGGCATTGCCTCCGGCGTAGTAGGGACTGTTCTGGCGCATGGTGCGTTTGACGGGGTCCCAGACTGACATGTTGCAGAAGATGACGAGGGTTTCGTCGCGTCCGTCGAGGGACTTGATGATGCCGGCCTGACGCAGGACGGGGAGGCATTCCTTGCGGATTTCATTGCCGCTTTCGCCGGAGTAATGGGCGTAGGGATGGGTGCCTTTGACGAGGTGGATGCTGAGCAGGCCGTCCGGTTGATGATCGAGGGGGAGCCGGCGAACGGGGAAACCCTGGCGGCGGAGTTCCTTGTCGTAGAAATCGGCAGTGGTTTCGAGGACGCGGGAAAGGCGTTCGCGCCATTGGGGCTGGGGTTCGCGGTCGGACGGGGTCCAGTAGATGATATGGAGTTTGCGTTCGAGGTCGCCGGGAAGGGGACCGTGGAAGGCGGTGAGCGTGGCGGCGGCTTTGGGGACCTGGGTCGCGATGTCGGAGGCGGGATCGAGTGCGTGACTGAGGCCGGGGATTGTCAGCGTGAGGAGCAGGGCAGCAATGAAAGGGTGCATCTTGGTAAGAGAGAACGCACCGGGAGAATCTTCGTTAGAGTTTTTAATCTATTCGAGATCAAAGGGAGCGGGCAACTCGCTGGAAGGGAAGCGTTTGACGATGAGTTTGGGGGTGATGTAGCCGATGAGGCGCGCTTGTTTCCACGCGACGGCATCCCAGCGGATGACGGGAAGTTCGAGGATGGCGACGGCACAGGTGGGCATGTCGCCGATGCTGTTGCGCTGCAGGAGTTGGTTGGCGAAGTCGCTGATGCCGTTGTTGTGGGCGAAGAGCATGATGCTTTGCCAGCTGTTGTCAAAGGACTGGACGATTTGCAGGAGGCTGTTGGCTTCGGCCAGGTAGGCACGAGGTTCGGTGAGGATGATTTCGGGGGGGAGGTTCATTTCGGCCTGCATGAGTTCGGCCGTTTGCTGGGTGCGCGTCGCGCTGCTGGCGATGAGGTGGTCCGGCGCGGGGAGGATGGCGGGACTGGATTCGAGGCCGAAGTAGGTTTTGGCGAGGAAGCGGGCCATCTCAGGGGCGTTGCGTTCGCCACGTTCGTTGAGGGTGCGGTCGTGATCGAGTTGACCGGGATTGTCCCAACTGGATTTGGCGTGGCGGACGAGGGTAAGGTATTTCATTGATTCAGAGCGGCGGCGTCGACGGTGGTGGTGAGTAGTTCGGAAAATGCGATAGCACAGTATGGGGGGATTTCAGCAAAGAGTTGGACAGGACGTGGGTGATGGTAAAGATGGGGGTGGTGTCAGAGTTGTCAGATTCAATGGTGCGTCCGCGGGTGCCGTGGTGGATGTGGGGAAATGTGTTGAGTTTGGATGCGCCTCTGGTGGCGGCAGGGTGGCTGTGGATGCTGGCAGAGGTTTCGGGGGTGAAGCTGCCGTGGGCTTGCTTTGCGGTGTTGTGGATGACGGTGTGGTTCATTTATGTGCTGGACCGGACGATGGATGGTTGGCGATCAGAAGGGGAGGGGGAGCAGACGGCAAGGCATAGGTTTTATCTTCGGCACCGCGCGTTCATGGTGAGGGAGGTGTTGCCGCTGATGGGGGTGGTGACGGGGTGGCTGGCGATGACGCAGATTCCGGTCGGGTTGATGGAGCGTGGGATGGGATTGGGATTGGTGGTGGGGTGGTATTTGTGGAATCACGCAGGAAGCTCGAGGCGTTGGATGGTGGGCATTGGAAATGCGCTGATGGCGATGGTGGTGGTGGGGTGCGTCTGGTGGAGCGGAGTTGAGCAATGGTCCTGGGTCGGGCCGCTGTTGCTGGTGGTTTTGGTCCTGCGGTTGGTAGGAGGACGGCTTGGAATCTCGAAGGAGATCTGTTGCGGGGTGGTGTTTGCTTTGGGGTGCGGGCTGAGTGTGCATTTTTATTCGATGGATCAGGTTGCTGGATTTTTTTCGGTCGAGGTGATGGGGTTGGCGATGCTGGCGGTGTTGAACTGTGTGGGAATTGCCGCTTTGGAGAGTGGAAAGGAGGATGCTTCGAGTGCTTCGATGTTGTCGGGAAAGAGGTTCACCGTGCTGGTGGCCGGGGTGGTGGGTGGGCTTGCGGGAGCGTGGTGGGTTGGAACTGGCGGGGTTTTGCTGGAGGCGGCATTTTTTGGAGTGGTGTCGATGGGTTTGGTGTATCACTGGGCACCCAAAATGCCGGGAGAACTGCCGAGAGTGCTGATGGATGTCGCACTGCTGGTGCCGGTGGGCTGGGTTTGGTGGTGGCGTTAATTGTGCTGGGGCTTCGGCGCGGGGTTTGCTATGATTTTACTTACTATGAGTGGAAGCGTTGATTTTGAGGCAATGTTGGCGGTGGCGATTGAGGAGGCCCGGGAGGGGATTTCCGAGGGGGGGATTCCGATTGGTGCGGCGTTGTTTGATATGGAGGGGAAGGTTTTGGGGAGGGGGCACAATCGCCGGGTGCAGGAGGGCGATCCATCCGTGCATGGGGAGACGGATGCGTTTCGCAAGGCGGGCCGGCAGCGGAGTTACCGGGACAAGATCATGGTAACGACTTTGGCACCGTGCTGGTATTGCAGTGGATTGGTGAGGCAGTTCAACATCGGCACGGTGGTGGTGGGGGAGTCGGTGACTTTTCAGGGGGGGATCGAATGGCTTCGTGGCTTGGGGGTAAAGGTGGTGGATCTGAATTCAAAGGAGTGCATCACGATGCTGACCGAGTTCATTGAATCGTATCCTGCGGTTTGGAATGAGGATATTGGCGAAGAGTGATGGTGGATGTTTAATTTGGTGGACTAGAGCAGGGGCACATGCTGTGGTGCGGGAATGCAAGAAGTGACTGAATCAACAAAGGGACCGATCCTGGTGACGGGCGGTGCGGGGTATATTGGGTCGCACACAGTGAAACATCTGCTGGCCCAGGGGGAGCAGTTGGTGGTATTGGACAATCTTTCGATGGGGCACGCGGAGGCGGTGCCGGAAGGCGTGACGCTGGTGGAGGGCGAGCTGATGGATGCCGTGCTCGTCGACTGGCTGTTCACGGAATATAAACCGGAGGCGGTTTTGCACTTTGCGGCTTCGGCGTTTGTGGGCGAGTCAGTCGACGAACCTCTGAAGTATTATAAAAACAACGTGGTGGCACCGCTGACCTTGCTGGATGCGATGAAGAAGCATGGGACGTTGCGGATCGTTTTTTCGTCGACATGTGCGACTTATGGGAATCCGCAATTCGTGCCGATGGATGAGTCGCACCCGCAGGTGCCGGTGAATCCTTATGGAGCCAGCAAGCTGATGTTGGAGCGGGTGATTCAGGACTGTGAAGTTGCCTGGGGCGTGAAGTCGGTGTTTTTGCGCTATTTCAACGCGAGTGGATGTGATTTTGAGGGGATGATCGGGGAGGATCACGAGCCCGAGTCGCATTTGATTCCGCGAATTTTGATGGCGTTGAGAGGGGAGATTGAGTCGATGACCATTTTTGGGACGGATTATCCGACGGCGGACGGGACGTGCATTCGGGATTACATCCATGTCAATGATCTGGCTTCGGCGCATGCGCTGGCGTTGAATTACCTGCGTGGTGGTGGCGAGTCGACCGCAGTGAATCTGGGGACGGGTCGCGGGTTTAGTGTGAAGGAGATCATTGCGACGGCGGAGTCGGTGACAGGTTTGAAGGTGCCGGTGACTTTTGGCCCGCGTCGTGCGGGTGATCCTCCGGAGTTGGTGGCGAATCCGGCGAAGGCGAAGTCAGTGCTGGGCTGGGAGGCGCAGATCAAAGATCCGAGGCAGCATGTGGAGTCGGCCTGGAAGTGGATGACGGGTCCGAAAGGCGGGCGCTATAGCAAGTGAATGCGTAAATGCGCGGAGAAGTGCGTGGTTGGCAGGTTGCCAGTCCGGGTGGTGTGGGTAAACTGTGGGAACAGGCAAAGGATTGGCAGCATGGAATCACTAGCATGAGCGCGACCCAACGCACGCAGCGCGAACGGGCCAGGAAGCGGCTTGAAGAGCAACGCCGAATTGCGGAGTTGCGCCAGCGGTCGCAAGGGCGTGATGCATTGCTGGCGAAGTTGCCGAAGGTTGACCGCGATCGAGATCGCGATCACAATCCGGACAGCGGACGCAAGCGCAAGTTTTTGCTGGGATTGCTGATGCTGCCGCTGTGTTTGCTGGCGTTGCTGACGTTTTTGGATTTGTTGTTTACGGAGACGGTGAAGGGGGAGTTTTGGAAGTCGGAAGGATTTTGGTTTTTTGGCAGCGGCTGTGTTTGCTGGCTTTGCATGGGCTGGTTGCGGCGTGAACCGGGGTTGATGTATGTGTTTGCCCATGAGATGACGCATGCGATAGCGGTGCGGTTGAGCGGGGGTCGGGTGCATGACATGCATGTGGGTCCGGATGGGGGGTTTGTGGACACGGACAAGACGAATACTTTGATCACCTTGTCGCCGTATCTGGTGCCGTTTTACACGGGGGTGGTTTTTGCGATTTTTGGACTGCTGTCGTTGTTGATGGACATGGATCGCGAATGGATTTTGCCATGGTTTGGCGAAGGGTTGCGGTTGAAGGGGGTGTGGGTGTTTTATTTTATGGTGGGGCTGACGTGGTGTTTTCACCTGACCTTCACGATGCAGGTATTGCAGACGGAGCAGAGCGACTTGCTGCACAATGGGGAGTTCTTTTCGATGATGCTGATCATTTTTATCAACATCGTGATCCTGGTGGTGCTGTTCATTGCGGCTTCACCCAAGGTGGGCTGGAGCGATGTTTATGAGGATCTGAGGGGTTTGTTTGGGTGGATGTGGCGGATGGTTTTTTGAGAGTTGACCCTCCAGTTTCTTTGCCCCTTACATGGAGCGTCTTGTTGTGGAGTGCTGCGGCTTGCCGCAGCTTTTCAAGAACCGGCCTGCCGGTTTGTGCCCAACCCAGTAAATGCCGCCATATTGTCTCCTCTGAAGCGCAGCAGGCTGCGCCCCGCTACAGCGGCAGCAGGCTGCAGCAGTCCACGACAACTGTGTCGTAGGCCAAGACATGCTGTCGATAATACTGCAGTGTCCCGTCCCAATAAAAGTTAGGGTTGATCCGAACATGAAAAACCACGGAGCGCGTGGCGGTCCGTGGTTTGAAGGCGAATGATTTTTTTGTGAGGCCTAGGTCGGTCAAGGTTTGCCGCCATCGGGTGGACCTTTGGGTCCTTTGGCTCCATCGGGCGGGCCTTTTTTGCCTTTTTTGCCGCCATCGGGTGGTCCTTCACCGCGGGGTGGGCGGGGCATGGAAGCTCTTTCTTCTTCGCTCAACTTGCCGTCGCCGTCTTTGTCGAATCGCTCAAGCATCTTCGCGCGTCCGGCTTCTTGCATGGCGGCTTTTTCCTCTTGATTGAGTTTGCCGTCGCCATCCTTGTCGAATTCTTTTTCGCGGGCTTCACGCGCGGCTTTGCGTTCTTCGGGGGAGAGTTTGCCGTCCTTGTCGGCATCAAATTTTTCGAGGACTTCAGGTGGGACAGGGCGATCACCGCCGGGGCCTTTGGGTTTGCCCTTGTCTTGGGCGGTGGCAAGGGTGACGGAGGAGGTGAGGACTCCAAAGAAGAGCAGGGTGGCGATTTTCATGTTAGTTGGTGTAGTTCAATTGGGTTTGTCGTGGAGGTGTAACCGACGGGTCGAATGGAAGTTGCGTTCGCTTGAAAAAATTGGTGAGTGGAAGGGTAAAGGCTCGATGATTTAAATCTGTGGGCGATTAGGATTGAAGTCACTGGAGGCACTTGTGTAGGGTAGTAGGGAACATGGCTGAACTGATTGATGAACTGCGGGACTTGGACCGACGGGATACCCGACGAGCGTGGTGGTTCGGGTTGGGTATGGTCGGAGTGTTGTTAATGATTATAGGGTTTGTATGGGCACGCGATGTCGCTCCTCCAGATGATTCGGCAATGCTGCCGGTGTTAACGGGAGGTAATGGGAAGGAGAATGGATTGCGAAAATTTATTGACGAGGTGAGGGCCATGCCGGATTCGGGCTTCGATGATCTATCGATGGAGGCCCGCTCAAGAGAGTGGGGGAACACGGAGGAGTTGCGAACGTTTTTGGGTAAGAACGAAGCGAGAATCGAGGCATGGAAACGGTTGATGATGTCGGATCGAAGTGGATGGAGGTGGGGGCTTCAAGATGTGGAGCCATTAGACATGAAGATCGACATGTCTTATTTGTTGGCAGTTCAAGAGACGGCGAATGTCATACGGATGAAATCTTTGCTCTTGGCGCGGGACGGAAAGATCGGAGAGGGGGTGGATATGGCATTGGACTTGTGGCGCATGGGTGGTGGACAAAGACGGGCGCAAGGTGCGTTGATACATTGGCTGGTATCGTTAACCATCGAATCCATTGGTCTCGCTGCGCTGGAGGATGCGGTGATGGCAGGTGATTGTGACGACCCGACGCTTGTGAGGATCCAAGAGGCTTTGGCGCAAGTGGAAGAGAGTCCCTGCAAAACCCTTAAATTCACTTACCAAGTTGAGTATCTGATGATGAAAAACAGTCTAGAATTCATGCCTGACTATCTCGCTGAAAACGCGAATCTGAACTGGGCGAAACCAGTGATTCGGGCGGGATACAAACGAAACTACACTCTGTCGAGTTACATTTATTACCATGAGCCATTAGTTAACTCGGGCGGGGGTGATGCACTTGCGATGATGAGGAAGTCGAAGTGGAGAACAAAGCAACTTGAAGCATGGCGTGACCGTGGGTGGTGGAAGTATGTGCATCCCAATGGAATGGGTCAATGGATGGTCGCGTCGGTTGCGACGTTTGGACGAATCGATGAACGGGCTGCGATGATGGAGACACTACCGGGGTTGACGCAGTTGATGCTGGCGGTGCGACGGTATGAGGTGGAGCGTGGGACGATGCCTGATGCTCTTGATGAACTGGTGCCTGAATTTATTAACAGATTGCCGATCGATCCACTTAATGGAAAACCGTTCCGCTGGGATGCGGTGAGTCAGCGGGGTTACAGTGTGTTTCTGAATGAGGTGGATGATGGGGGGAGTTATACCAAGTCGCGTCGTCCAGATGAGCTGGATTGTGGGGTGTTTTACCCTTGGGGGGAGGAGGCTGTCGAGCAGCGCAAGGAGCAGTATGGGGTGAAGGGTGAGAAGCAGTCGGAATGATGAAGGGGTGATGATTATGGCGCGATTTGTTTTATGTCCGTTTGGGAGTGGGGGGGATGTGAATCCA from Phragmitibacter flavus encodes the following:
- a CDS encoding M50 family metallopeptidase yields the protein MSATQRTQRERARKRLEEQRRIAELRQRSQGRDALLAKLPKVDRDRDRDHNPDSGRKRKFLLGLLMLPLCLLALLTFLDLLFTETVKGEFWKSEGFWFFGSGCVCWLCMGWLRREPGLMYVFAHEMTHAIAVRLSGGRVHDMHVGPDGGFVDTDKTNTLITLSPYLVPFYTGVVFAIFGLLSLLMDMDREWILPWFGEGLRLKGVWVFYFMVGLTWCFHLTFTMQVLQTEQSDLLHNGEFFSMMLIIFINIVILVVLFIAASPKVGWSDVYEDLRGLFGWMWRMVF
- a CDS encoding nucleoside deaminase yields the protein MSGSVDFEAMLAVAIEEAREGISEGGIPIGAALFDMEGKVLGRGHNRRVQEGDPSVHGETDAFRKAGRQRSYRDKIMVTTLAPCWYCSGLVRQFNIGTVVVGESVTFQGGIEWLRGLGVKVVDLNSKECITMLTEFIESYPAVWNEDIGEE
- a CDS encoding glycosyltransferase family 4 protein; protein product: MPKYHLAYVFERFPTFTQTFCVREVLELVRLGLRPIIFSIHDTRAESVQHFPKELFDQVHFLPPEDQLVKEVLKLKKQNRLPQSVVLTLRHWNDRSDKLRVYEAAWIGHRMRQLRARVHHAHSHFAGVGARTCWWLRKFHGLSYSFTAHANDIFCNPGDVHPKPETLARDASLIVTVSDYTARDLHHRFPAASARVRRVYNGLDLGPFQRAKEKQKASKNPQQAGGILSVGRLIEKKGYDDLIAACALMRDRGLNFHCRIVGEGPLEAELRFQIADLNLNHLVSLTGPLPMNEIIRLLAEETQIFALACKTEKDGGKDNLPTVLMEAMAAELPCVSTHVAGVPEMVINGETGLLCEERQPEALAGLLAGLLSDPARCEQMGKAGLAHARQHFSKEITAQALMKAFARHTSMRFDLGLALRRGLWSDFRQRQKGPHLYHVPSKASDKTFNLDQFMQGT
- a CDS encoding NPCBM/NEW2 domain-containing protein — its product is MHPFIAALLLTLTIPGLSHALDPASDIATQVPKAAATLTAFHGPLPGDLERKLHIIYWTPSDREPQPQWRERLSRVLETTADFYDKELRRQGFPVRRLPLDHQPDGLLSIHLVKGTHPYAHYSGESGNEIRKECLPVLRQAGIIKSLDGRDETLVIFCNMSVWDPVKRTMRQNSPYYAGGNAKGGTAWQVDSALLDPDLLADKANHLQDGQYGRISLGKYNSIFVGGVVHEIGHALGLPHNRERSDEAAAFGTALMGSGNRTFGEEKRDESKGSFLTLAHGMRLASHPFFTGSNKALTDPIVANLSVTQISINGKIITVSGQITSAIPTYAIVGYTDPKGGGDYDATTQTTIPNADGSFEITFTDPPIAKPGVINLVACHVNGMTTSLRGLGYQPTPDGQIDVSNAQIQLHLESLAARFAVAGGVNPLDSISNSNDPILVKTHAIAQRIWSSSPPPETTPANIPEDIRTLSLCDTKPEKMEVGYGKPSTDKLPSPQPWLSSSGQIFERGYYAHAPARHQFQLGKAWKQLLITPGVATGQYGKVIFLIKGDGRELFKSKLTSADSPLQSIKVDLTNIDTLELMVEDGGDGKNGDWGLWLDPKLSR
- a CDS encoding aminotransferase class I/II-fold pyridoxal phosphate-dependent enzyme; its protein translation is MSADHLDWVEGGVAAQLGDLDAAGLRRRLRLLQRDSVGLVTLDGGTVVNFSSNDYLGLAVSDQLKQAMVEAVSRHGVGSGASRLVCGNMECHEALEAALAEFKGTEAALSFSTGHAVAVGVLPALCGAGDTIVLDKLSHASLIDGARLSGATLRIFPHNNLEKLERMLVAIRAKNAKGRILVVTESVFSMDGDAAPLAALVELKDRHGAWLLVDEAHAFGILGPQGRGLVAGLRLEKRVELQMGTLSKAAGVSGGYVAASREVIDLLINRARSLIYSTAPPPAVAATAAAAVAMIGGGEGDRRRERLWANRAHLLSLLPELDADLVMAAIVPVMIGGEREAVAAAEQLMEAGFFAPAIRYPTVARSQARLRVTLSALHELVEIEGLVGCLRRHMV
- a CDS encoding SixA phosphatase family protein codes for the protein MKYLTLVRHAKSSWDNPGQLDHDRTLNERGERNAPEMARFLAKTYFGLESSPAILPAPDHLIASSATRTQQTAELMQAEMNLPPEIILTEPRAYLAEANSLLQIVQSFDNSWQSIMLFAHNNGISDFANQLLQRNSIGDMPTCAVAILELPVIRWDAVAWKQARLIGYITPKLIVKRFPSSELPAPFDLE
- a CDS encoding tetratricopeptide repeat protein, with translation MAASESISQETAQPTSVQGDPVELGIPKQEKTGQLPALTTALSERATQAFGKKDWKTAREAYLEMLKEEPRNALTLANLGAVEQQDGKLKEAQSYFSRALLINPGLQQTWTALGLVSYELGDSYYAVSALTRAIHEDPTDARAHNYLAAAVKRLGWLDAAEAELRRAIELYPEYANAHFNLALMYLDRKPPAIELARRHYETALSLGSGRDELVDEKLKKP
- a CDS encoding SET domain-containing protein; translated protein: MAFVELLMAAKNHEILYQIRNSRIHGRGLYASRDIPKDTWIVQYLGEKVDKEESDRRANALLEKAKSTGGAKVYIFILNDKWDIDGDVEYNDARLMNHCCDPNVEAQTWQDKEIWFVSLKDIKKGEELFFNYGFDLESWEDHPCRCGAERCAGYIAGEEYWPALRRKLSAKKAWATRRKSAGKKKRVS
- the galE gene encoding UDP-glucose 4-epimerase GalE, whose translation is MQEVTESTKGPILVTGGAGYIGSHTVKHLLAQGEQLVVLDNLSMGHAEAVPEGVTLVEGELMDAVLVDWLFTEYKPEAVLHFAASAFVGESVDEPLKYYKNNVVAPLTLLDAMKKHGTLRIVFSSTCATYGNPQFVPMDESHPQVPVNPYGASKLMLERVIQDCEVAWGVKSVFLRYFNASGCDFEGMIGEDHEPESHLIPRILMALRGEIESMTIFGTDYPTADGTCIRDYIHVNDLASAHALALNYLRGGGESTAVNLGTGRGFSVKEIIATAESVTGLKVPVTFGPRRAGDPPELVANPAKAKSVLGWEAQIKDPRQHVESAWKWMTGPKGGRYSK